A segment of the Dokdonella sp. genome:
TACTGCAGGTAGGTCAGGAGTTCGTGGCCACGCTTCGGGCTTGCCCAGAGCGGAGTCTGCGATTCCTCCGCGGCCTCGCGCAGGTCGCCAGGGATCTTCTGGTCCTTGGTGATGAGCAGGGCGATCGGCCGGTAGGCGATGATCTTCTCGATGGTCTCCCAGCGTTGGCGCGGATCGAGGCTGTCGAGGTAGTTCAGCTCCTCTGTGCCGATGATCTGTACCTTGTTCGGGTAGATGATGTTGAGGTAGCCGATCTGCGATGGTCGCCGCGACAGGTTGTCGCCGGGTTCGATCGCCCTCGATTCGCCGCGCATGCCGGCGACCCAGCGCAGTTGCATGCGCTCGCCGACAGCATCGAAGAGCTGGCGGGCACTCAGTCGGTCCATGGCTCGATCTCGGCTTGGCGGCGCTTGAATTCTGCCAGTTCATCGCGCAGGGCGGGGGCGTCGGGAGCCGTGCGCAGACGTGTGGTCAGCTCGCTGTTGGAGAACATCTCGGCGAGTTCGGCGAGCAAGTGCAAATGGCCATCGGTGTAGTGGGTCGGTACGACCAGCGCGGCTACGAGGTCGACCGGGTGACCGTCGATGGCTTCGAAATCGAGGGGGCTGGCGAGCCGGATAAAGGCTGCACGTGGTTGATCAAGGGCCGCGACGCGCCCATGTGGAATGGCCACGCCGCGACCGAGCCCGGTCGAGCCGAGTTGTTCGCGGGCAAGCAGGGACTCGCGAATGGCCGGGCGCTCGTCGCCGGTGACGGCGAGCAGGTCGGCCAGCGACTCGATCAGTGCTGGCTTGCCGGTGACCACGAGATCCGTGCGGATGCGCGGCGGCGGCAGCAGGTCGAGAAACGGCATGCGAAGGTCGGCGGCGGCTTGGGACCGGCGGGAGTATGCACTCGCGGCGCGGACTTGTCCGCGCCTGTACTGGCGGCACGACGGCCCGCCGCCTCGATCGCGCGTGGCGGCGGGCCGGATGGGGCGCTACTGATAGCGTGAGGCGCGCACCTCGTCGTTGTGGTGGTTGGTGAGCTTTTCCTTGTGCTTGCGCACCTGCGCGGTGAGCTTGTCGGCCAGCGCGTCGATCGCCGCGTACATGTCGGTGGCGACGGCATCGGCGTGCAACTGCTTGCCGGAGACGTGGACGGTCGCTTCGGCCTTGTGCAGCAGCTTCTCGATGCTCATGAAAATCGTGAGATCGTGGAGGTGGTCGAAGTGTCGGGTCAACCGCTCGAACTTGGAATTGGCGTGCTCGCGCATCGCCTCGGTGATTTCGAGATGGTGACCCTGGATGGTGACCTGCATGACAGCCTCCTCGTAGGTGGGCCGGAAGAATGCCGGCCCTGAAATCCGGATGGGTATTCGACGGGCCGCGTTCAAGGGCGACCCTCGATCCTGCGACCATTGCGCGCGGCGCGTGTTCCCGGGCCGTCGCGGCCCGCGTTCAGCCGAGCCGGCAACGGTCGTTCGACGACGGTATGTTGAGGGCCTCCCTGTATTTGGCGACGGTGCGCCGCGCGACGCTGATGCCGCGGCGGTTGAGTTCGACGGCGAGAGCCTGGTCCGACAGCGGGCGCGTGGCCTTTTCGTCATCGATGAGCTTGCGGATCATGGCCTGGATCGCCGTGGCCGAGGCGGCCCCGCCGTCGACGGTCGACACGCCGCTTGAGAAGAAGTACTTGAACTCGAAGGTGCCGCGTGGCGTGTGCAGGTACTTGCGCGTGGTCACGCGCGAGATGGTCGATTCATGCATGCCGATTTCCTCGGCGACGTCGCGCAGCACGAGCGGGCGCATCGCCTCGGCGCCGAACTCCAGGAAGGCCGACTGCGCGCGCACGATCGCCTGGGCGACCTTGAGCATCGTGTCCGCGCGCGTCTTCAGGCTCTTGATCAGCCAGCGCGCTTCCTGCAGCTGGCCGCGCAGGTAGTTGGCGTCGTCGCGGCGGGCGCGCGCGATCAGGCTCGCGTAGTGTTCGTTGATGGTCAGGCGCGGCTGGCTGTTCGGCGACAGCGAGACCTGCCAGCGCCCGTTGACCTTGTGCGCGT
Coding sequences within it:
- a CDS encoding PTS sugar transporter subunit IIA, whose amino-acid sequence is MPFLDLLPPPRIRTDLVVTGKPALIESLADLLAVTGDERPAIRESLLAREQLGSTGLGRGVAIPHGRVAALDQPRAAFIRLASPLDFEAIDGHPVDLVAALVVPTHYTDGHLHLLAELAEMFSNSELTTRLRTAPDAPALRDELAEFKRRQAEIEPWTD
- the raiA gene encoding ribosome-associated translation inhibitor RaiA, which produces MQVTIQGHHLEITEAMREHANSKFERLTRHFDHLHDLTIFMSIEKLLHKAEATVHVSGKQLHADAVATDMYAAIDALADKLTAQVRKHKEKLTNHHNDEVRASRYQ